GCCCACGCATTGACGTCCTTCGTGATGTACACCTTATAGTTCACCGGCACGCCGTTGATGTTGTCGCCGAGTTGCTTCGCGATGCGATTCAGGCGCTGCGCATACGCGCTCGATGCCGGCGCGATCTTGTTTTGCGCGTCCATCTCCGTGCACGACTTGTCGGAGAGCTGGCGCACGTCGGCGTCGCTGAGCGTGAATGCCTGCGTGGCCATCTGGCCCGACTGCAGCAGCGTGTCCGGGCTCAGATTGGCGACGCTGCTGCACGAAGCGAGCGTGAAGGCGGCGGATGCGGCGATGGCGATGCGTACGAGTTTCATGGTCTGCCTATATGAGTTGTTGTGATCCGTCCACGAAGATTCGCGGACGGAGCGCAATGCTCAAGGGCAGCATCGCCGTAAGCTATCCGACAATTCCTAATTTTGCTGACAAGCCGCTGACGGAACGCCAGCGAGCCAAGCGAATCAGTGATCCGTGCGTCGGCATGCCGCGCGCACGCGCGCCGCCGTTGATGCTACCGGCGACGCTTCCATGGCAATTGCCGGCGTCTCGGGCAGGGCTTCGGAGAGGAGCTGAGTCAGCGTGCGGCCGGGCGGCATTTCGACGAACACGCTCGCGCCGCGCTCGGCGAGCGCGATCGTCGAATCGTGCCAGCGCACCGGGTAGCGCAGGTTGGTCGCGAGGTCTTCGCGGATTGCATCGGCGCGCGCGAGCACGCGTGCGCCGCGATTGCCGACATACGCGATGCGCGGCGCCACGAAGCGCACCTTCTCGGCGGCTTCGGCGAGCCGCACGGCCGCTTCTTCCAGCAGCACGCAATGCGACGGCACGCTCACCGCCAGCCGTTCCGCCTTGCGCGCGCCGCGTGCCAGGGCGAGTCCGCGCACGGCGTCGAGCCCTTCATCGCTGCCGGATACGACGATCTGCCGCGGTGCGTTCAAATTGCCGATGTAGGCATCGGCGCGCGCCTCGTCGATCACGCTGGCAATCTCGCGTTCGTTGAGGCCGAGTATCGCGAGC
This Caballeronia sp. LZ062 DNA region includes the following protein-coding sequences:
- the mdcH gene encoding malonate decarboxylase subunit epsilon; the protein is MIAFLFPGQGAQTPGFLHRLGAEKPHPAIARTLAEASVILGEAVLSLDTADALASTVSVQIALTVAGVAATRALAEEGIEPQAVAGLSIGAYGAAVACGALAFDDALRLVRLRATLMRDAYPRGYGMLAILGLNEREIASVIDEARADAYIGNLNAPRQIVVSGSDEGLDAVRGLALARGARKAERLAVSVPSHCVLLEEAAVRLAEAAEKVRFVAPRIAYVGNRGARVLARADAIREDLATNLRYPVRWHDSTIALAERGASVFVEMPPGRTLTQLLSEALPETPAIAMEASPVASTAARVRAACRRTDH